A window from Citrus sinensis cultivar Valencia sweet orange chromosome 5, DVS_A1.0, whole genome shotgun sequence encodes these proteins:
- the LOC102607127 gene encoding uncharacterized protein LOC102607127: MTTNKEANSNIIAATSAKDSQSQASCPAECCMCGDYGVSNELFRCKVCQFRSQHRYCSNLYPKAESYQVCNWCLSQRDEKDKSQNSSNSSSSNKINGREGDDSKNVKNKKKNHDSSNNNNNNNNNRVLLMKSQRSINLKLQQPNNKPIEKQRSPERLPPPPTPTPRTRKRIITNGALEEKNLIKRKKSEEMANNNNNNNSNSNNTVTPVRRPFFRNKVRRYKLLDEVSS, encoded by the exons ATGACAACAAACAAAGAAGCTAACAGTAATATTATTGCGGCAACATCAGCAAAAGATTCACAATCACAAGCAAGCTGCCCCGCCGAGTGTTGCATGTGCGGTGATTATGGCGTTTCCAATGAGCTTTTTCGGTGCAAAGTTTGCCAATTCAGATCCCAACAcag ataTTGCAGCAATCTGTATCCGAAAGCTGAATCGTACCAGGTTTGCAACTGGTGCCTGAGCCAAAGGGATGAAAAAGATAAGTCACAGAATTCATCCaattcttcttcatcaaacaaaatcaatggcCGAGAAGGAGATGATAGCAAGAACgtcaagaacaagaaaaagaatcatgacagcagtaataataataataataataataataatagagtaCTACTTATGAAAAGCCAAAGAAGCATTAATTTGAAGCTGCAACAGCCCAACAATAAACCCATCGAGAAACAAAGATCACCAGAGAGATTGCCGCCGCCTCCGACGCCGACGCCGAGGACCCGAAAAAGGATCATAACAAATGGAGCTTTAGAGGAGAAGAATCTtattaagagaaaaaagtCAGAAGAGATggcaaacaacaacaacaataataatagtaatagtaataatacaGTGACCCCCGTCAGAAGACCATTTTTTAGGAACAAGGTAAGAAGATACAAGCTTTTGGATGAGGTATCAAGCTAA